The following proteins are co-located in the Aquarana catesbeiana isolate 2022-GZ linkage group LG02, ASM4218655v1, whole genome shotgun sequence genome:
- the LOC141129563 gene encoding olfactory receptor 6B1-like has protein sequence MANKSEVFHFILVGFPGLPEKFYAMAASVIICVYSLSLCANITAIMIILLKAHLHQPMYIIILNLAVSDLIFDTATLPNMIVRYFTGDGTLSFTGCLFQMGMVHSLNLVDSLTIMLMAFDRYVAICKPLRYHSIITKRVAMALCGLVWLVASSIGLFVMSWALPLPFCGPNRILLFYCSLAQVTVLSCTDTSAIRRNGFYAGIIMHVGPFTLNLISYIVIIASICLTSRSENWKKLYNTCIAHWFVITLFYLPRVIDYGIQAQILSSTDVFVLLSCLYAFIPHFSSPIIFCLRTQEIRKTLRKILSEKKL, from the coding sequence ATGGCCAATAAATCGGAGGTCTTTCATTTTATCCTTGTTGGTTTCCCTGGTCTCCCGGAAAAGTTTTATGCCATGGCTGCTTCAGTAATAATCTGTGTCTACAGCCTATCTCTGTGTGCAAATATCACTGCGATCATGATAATCCTCCTGAAGGCCCATCTACACCAGCCCATGTATATCATTATCCTAAACCTGGCCGTTTCTGACCTAATTTTTGACACAGCAACCCTGCCGAATATGATTGTCAGATATTTTACTGGTGATGGGACTTTATCTTTTACTGGTTGTTTATTTCAGATGGGGATGGTCCATTCCTTGAACTTAGTGGATTCCTTAACCATTATGCTGATGGCCTTTGATCGGTATGTTGCCATCTGCAAGCCTCTTAGATATCACTCTATAATTACCAAAAGAGTGGCCATGGCCTTGTGTGGCCTTGTCTGGCTTGTTGCCTCCTCTATTGGATTATTTGTCATGAGCTGGGCTCTTCCTCTTCCATTCTGTGGACCAAACAGAATCCTGTTGTTTTACTGCTCGTTGGCTCAGGTCACTGTTCTATCATGTACGGACACTTCGGCAATCAGAAGAAATGGATTTTATGCTGGAATAATTATGCATGTAggtcctttcaccttaaatttaatTTCATACATTGTCATCATTGCAAGTATTTGTCTGACATCCCGATCAGAAAATTGGAAGAAGCTCTACAACACCTGCATCGCACACTGGTTTGTCATCACCCTCTTCTACTTACCTCGGGTCATCGATTATGGCATCCAGGCTCAGATACTTTCCAGCACCGATGTCTTTGTGCTGCTCAGTTGCTTGTATGCCTTTATACCACACTTCAGCAGCCCCATCATTTTTTGTCTTCGAACCCAAGAAATAAGAAAAACCTTGAGAAAAATtctaagtgaaaaaaaattataa